In Cheilinus undulatus linkage group 14, ASM1832078v1, whole genome shotgun sequence, the genomic stretch CAACCAGCCAGATCGACTATCTTAAAACCCTCCTTCTGAACAAGACAGTGATTGCAAAATTTGAGTACCAAAGCATCTCTGAAGGTGTTTATTATGTCACACTCTATGGGGATGAAAACACAAACCTCAACAAACTGTTTGGTTCTAACATGAGCTGTTCCCAGGAGagtgaaaaaacattaaaagattATGCCATCCATAACACCACATACAGGCGCCAGCCTTGTCAGGAAGAAGGATATCAAAAAAGGATGTTGGTCGAAGGAAAAGAAGTACTGAAGAAGTTGCTAGCTGAAGACCTGTCTCTTAACTCATCACATGTAGCAGTTGTCCAGCAAGCAGTGGACCCATCAGAGTTCTGGATCCAAACTCAGAACTATGCAAATGAGTTGGATGAACTGATGGATCAAATCTACCATTTGTACAAAGATTCAGTGGATAAAGATAAAGTAAAGAACCCGGAAGTTGGCCTCTACTGTGCTGCCAAAGCAGAAGATGGAGACTTCTACAGGGCAACTGTGACTGAAGTTGGTGAGACACAAGTCAAGGTGTTTTTTGTTGACTATGGGAACACTGAAATGGTTGACAGGAATGACATCAGGATGCTTCCTGACAAGTTCAAAAAGCTGCCACGTCTTGCTTTGAAATGCACACTGGCTGGTGTTATGCCAAAGGGTCAAACTTGGAGCCAAAGTGCAAGTGAGTTTTTCATCAAAGCAGTCAAAGACAGAGAACTAAATGTggatgtaaaagaaaaatatgatgaCTGCTATGCAGTCCAGCTAACAGATCTGGAAGCACAGGGGGAGAGAGACCTTGCATCACAGATGTGGAGTTCTGGTCATGCTGAAAAGGCTGAGACAAAGAGACCACTCAAAGCTCAAATGCCCATGCAAGCTGCTGTTCTGTCAGCAGCAGGACTTCGAGATTCCAGACTGTCAAGTGCACACAACAACAGTGGGTCACCTTTCCAGACGCTAAATGCAGTGGACCTTGCCAAAAATCTAGGCAGAACTCCCACCTTCAAGGAGCAAATGTTTTCTCCAGGAAGCATCCTGGATGCCAGTGTGTCCTATATTGAGAGCCCAAATGACTTCTGGTGTCAGCTTGTACAAAATGCAGGACTCCTGAAATTTCTCATGCATGACATACAGGCTTACTATGAAGGCAGTGAGTTTCAGCCCCTTATGGAAATCCCTTGTGTTGCTCGCCACCCAGATAACAAAATGTGGTACAGGGCCCTTGTCATTCACAAACATGAAACACCTCATGTGGATGTGTTGTTCGTTGACTATGGCCAGACAGAAACTGTCCCTGTCCATGACCTGAGGAGGATTTGCCCACAATTTCTTACTCTACCAGGCCAAGCTTTTCGATGCCGTCTTTTGAACCCTTTTGACCCCACTTCTAACACAAATGAGTGGAATAAAGAAGCAGTCGAGATGTTCCACAACTTTGTGGAAACTGCTGCATCAAACTTTGTGATTTTGAAGTGTACCATCTATGCTGTCATGTTCAGTGAGCAGAAGGTTGTTTTCAACATTGTGGATCTAGAAACTCCATTTGAGAGTATCTCTGCCAGTATGGCCAGTCTTCTTAAAAGTGCTCCTCCCAAGAAAGCAGCCAAGCCATCTTTCCGCTTGGACACATACTACTACTCCACTCACAATGTCAAAACTGGAACAGAGGAACAGGTCACTGTGACATGTGTGAACAATGTCAGTCAGTTCTATTGCCAGCTTGAGAGAAATGCTGATGTGATGAATGATCTCAACATCAAAGTTAACAACCTCTGTCAGCAGCTTGAGAATGTTAAACTTCCAGCAGTCTTTGGGACTTTATGCTTTGCTAGGTATACTGACGGACAGTGGTACAGAGGACAGATCAAGGCAACAAAGCCAGTGATTCTTGTCCATTTTGTGGATTATGGTGACACTATTGAGGTGGGAAAATCTGACTTACTTCCTGTTCCCCGAGAGGCTAATGACATAATGTCCATGCCTGTACAAGCTCTGGTGTGCAGTCTCTCTGATGTTCCTGCCAATGTTCCCGGTAAAGTGAGCAGCTGGTTTGAGACAAGTGTGACAGAATGTAAATTTCGAGCACTTGTGGTGGCTAGAGAACCTGATGGTAAACTTCTGGTTGAGCTGTATCAAGGAAGTACTCAAATTAATTCAAAAATCAAGAAGATGTTTCAGATTGAGATGCAGCATTCAGAGACAATGGTTGTCCATCAGGGTTGGAAAGCACCTGACACATCAGCTAATCAAACACTGAAGAGTTTAGAAGCTGCACCAAAACCGGCTGAAGAAACAAAGATTCAAACCCACAGGAATGATCACTCAGCCTCTAAGCCAGCACCTAAACTGAGGGATTCCAACAACAATCTAAAGTCTGAACCTAAGCCTCCTTGCAGCCTTtgtaaaaatggtcagaaagtcaAAGCTGCACCACTAAAACTGTATCAGCCTCCACACCAAAGGAAAGCAAGTGGAAGAGCAGATGCTAATGAGGAGAACAGGTCTGAGCCCGCAGCTGTCCctgtcaaaatgaaaaagacaaGTCTGCCCATCGAAACTAAACAGCTTTCCAAGTCCACATCACATGCCACAGAACCTCAGAAGGAGAGTAATGTTGGGAAACTTCCTAAACTTGCAGACCTGCCTTCAAAATCTATCACATCAGGCATGGAAGCAGACATTTATGTCTCTCATTGCAACAGCCCATTGAGTTTCTATGTGCAACTtgtgaaagaggaggaggaaatatTCTCACTAGTGGAAAAGCTAAATGACACCAAATCCATCCCTCAAACAGACATCAAAGACCTGCATCCAGGTGACCTTGTTCAAGCAGAGTTTGCAGAGGATTCATCTTGGTACCGGGCAGTTGTTAAAGAAGTTCATAGCAATACTGTGGCTCTTGTAGAGTTTGTCGACTTTGGAAACACTGCAGTTCTGCCAGTTTCCAAGATGGCAAGACTTGAAAAATCTTTCTTGCAGCTTCCCATGTACAGCACACACTGTATGTTGAGTCATGCACTAACTTTTGAAGAGGAGGGAGTGCTTGATCCAGAAGTGGTGTCAGCTTTCAAAGAAGATGTTGGTGGAAATGGAGAGAAGGTGCTCATGTGCAGTTTTAACAGGCAATCAGGATCCGTGTGGGAAGTCAGTCTTAAAGACAGTGGTGTGAATCTCATTTGTAAAGTACCGTCAAGATGTTCAACGGATGGTTCTGACATTAACACAGGCAAACTGGTACAAGTTAAGGACAAACCTGCCCAAGTTAAGGACAAACCTGCCCAGAACTCTGACATCAGGCCGGCACCAGTGGTCTCACAGATGGAGTCCTGCTCTCTTAGTTACCCCAAACAGCAGTTCTCAGAGGGAGAAAAGTTAGATGTCTATATCATGGCTACAAATGATGATCAGACATTTTGGTGTCAGTCTGCCAGCCCAGAAGACCTTGATAAGGTAACACTTCGAGTAGCAGAAGTTGGGGATTCAGCCATCCATAAAGATATTGACCCAGCTTCTCTTTCCCCTGGCAGGCCATGCATTGCTCTGTTTTCAGAAGATAATCTTTGGTACCGTGCAGAAGTCATCAGCAAAGAAGGAGATGTGctgcttgttttctttgtggATTATGGGAACAAGTCCAAAGTCACCATTTCAAATGTGAGGGACATACCCCATGACCTGACTGAGAAACCTCCACTGGCATTTTTGTGTGAGCTTGAAGGCTTGGATCCTTCAAATGGATCCTGGGACAGTGGTGTTGCAGATGAGCTGTTGGCACTTACAGTGGACAAACCCTTACAGCTGAGTGTCTTACAAGTAACAAGAGAGGGAGGTAAAATCAAATACCTTGTGCAGATAGAATGTGAGGGCCAAGTGATAAACAAGGCACTCAAAACATATTGGAGGGCCCCCATGACTGAAAACAGTCCTCTTGCAGATGAGCTTGCCAATTCAGATGGAGGTTTGCTGCAGTGTGTCCAgtacaaaaacagtgaaatggaTGCTAGCATACTAACAAGTACCCCAAAGAACGGTAAAAGCCCTGTTGCTTTTGTACCTACTGAGTCTCTTGTGATTcctgaagaggaagagagaaatcTGATTTCTTCAGAAGGCACTGTGACCACTGAACCTCTAAAACTGAAAACCACTGAGAGCCTGATGGAATCTTTATCTAAGGAAAGTAAGTTTACTTCTGTAGTGGTGTCTCAAACCAATCCTCcagacatttttacatgcagTGGTGACAAAATAGTAATTCCTCTTGAGACTGTCAAAGGTACTGAAGAGGAGGTTGCTGCACTAGACAATTTTGAAGCTGATGACTTGCATTCTCCATTGGATGACAGTCCTAAAGAGGCTGTAGTTGAGTCTCTAAACACAACTGCAGGCTTGGAGTCACGGCCTCAAAAGGCTGATACCTACGGCATCGAAAGCAGCCTGGATGAAACAATGTTTGCTACTGAAGAGAGCACAGGTACTGAAGAGGAGGTAGCTACAGTAATGGGCAATGTTGAACCTAGTGACTTGCATTCTCAAATAGATGACAATCCTACAGAGGCCATATTGAAGACTGGGAAAACAACTGCTGACTTGGAGTCCCTGTCTCAAGAGGCTGATGCCTACGGCATCGAGAGCAGCCTGAATGAAACCATGTTATCTATTAAAACCAACAAAGGCCCTGAAGAGGAGGTAGCTATGACGGAAGACATGTTTGAGCCTGATGACCTGCATTTTCCATTGGATGAGAATCCTACAGGGGCTGTAGTTGAGTCTAAGAACACAACAACTGATGTGGAGTTGCTGTCTCAGGAGGTTGATACCTTCAGCATTAAAAGCAGCCTGGTTGAAACCATTTTAGTTATTGAAGCTAGCAAAGGCACTGAAGAGGAGGTAGCTGCAATGATTGATGTGTTTGATCCTGATGACTTGCATTCTCCATTGGATGGGACTCCTTCAGAGATTGTTGTCGA encodes the following:
- the tdrd6 gene encoding tudor domain-containing 6 isoform X2 — its product is MTSIVGLPTQGSDVTVFIQKVHLHPLCELVEFWGKFSQDRTAEYECLAKEIQSPGNLFQESEGNPGDQCLAQVDGSWFRSRIVSRNGSKYSVFLIDKGVTFSTSSSKLAWGKKKHFHLPPEVEFCVLANALPLSPENKWSRVALEYLRSLCGKSFEAHVQDVLFPHRTLLLQIPCISKQMFEMGIAKKLSPDLFQNFVFMSLQSKSVAEVPQRTGLTLNGEDERLHKQEAFLYPELQAGTVETVIVTDVTNPQRIFCQLKVFSQELRKLSDKITQCCEGRMKSCLIGPEMVGFPCAARGRDGKWYRSVLQQIIPTNQVVEVLNIDYGIKQFVQVENVRPLATEFFRMPVVTFVCSLHGIVDNGLGWTTSQIDYLKTLLLNKTVIAKFEYQSISEGVYYVTLYGDENTNLNKLFGSNMSCSQESEKTLKDYAIHNTTYRRQPCQEEGYQKRMLVEGKEVLKKLLAEDLSLNSSHVAVVQQAVDPSEFWIQTQNYANELDELMDQIYHLYKDSVDKDKVKNPEVGLYCAAKAEDGDFYRATVTEVGETQVKVFFVDYGNTEMVDRNDIRMLPDKFKKLPRLALKCTLAGVMPKGQTWSQSASEFFIKAVKDRELNVDVKEKYDDCYAVQLTDLEAQGERDLASQMWSSGHAEKAETKRPLKAQMPMQAAVLSAAGLRDSRLSSAHNNSGSPFQTLNAVDLAKNLGRTPTFKEQMFSPGSILDASVSYIESPNDFWCQLVQNAGLLKFLMHDIQAYYEGSEFQPLMEIPCVARHPDNKMWYRALVIHKHETPHVDVLFVDYGQTETVPVHDLRRICPQFLTLPGQAFRCRLLNPFDPTSNTNEWNKEAVEMFHNFVETAASNFVILKCTIYAVMFSEQKVVFNIVDLETPFESISASMASLLKSAPPKKAAKPSFRLDTYYYSTHNVKTGTEEQVTVTCVNNVSQFYCQLERNADVMNDLNIKVNNLCQQLENVKLPAVFGTLCFARYTDGQWYRGQIKATKPVILVHFVDYGDTIEVGKSDLLPVPREANDIMSMPVQALVCSLSDVPANVPGKVSSWFETSVTECKFRALVVAREPDGKLLVELYQGSTQINSKIKKMFQIEMQHSETMVVHQGWKAPDTSANQTLKSLEAAPKPAEETKIQTHRNDHSASKPAPKLRDSNNNLKSEPKPPCSLCKNGQKVKAAPLKLYQPPHQRKASGRADANEENRSEPAAVPVKMKKTSLPIETKQLSKSTSHATEPQKESNVGKLPKLADLPSKSITSGMEADIYVSHCNSPLSFYVQLVKEEEEIFSLVEKLNDTKSIPQTDIKDLHPGDLVQAEFAEDSSWYRAVVKEVHSNTVALVEFVDFGNTAVLPVSKMARLEKSFLQLPMYSTHCMLSHALTFEEEGVLDPEVVSAFKEDVGGNGEKVLMCSFNRQSGSVWEVSLKDSGVNLICKVPSRCSTDGSDINTGKLVQVKDKPAQVKDKPAQNSDIRPAPVVSQMESCSLSYPKQQFSEGEKLDVYIMATNDDQTFWCQSASPEDLDKVTLRVAEVGDSAIHKDIDPASLSPGRPCIALFSEDNLWYRAEVISKEGDVLLVFFVDYGNKSKVTISNVRDIPHDLTEKPPLAFLCELEGLDPSNGSWDSGVADELLALTVDKPLQLSVLQVTREGGKIKYLVQIECEGQVINKALKTYWRAPMTENSPLADELANSDGGLLQCVQYKNSEMDASILTSTPKNGKSPVAFVPTESLVIPEEEERNLISSEGTVTTEPLKLKTTESLMESLSKESKFTSVVVSQTNPPDIFTCSGDKIVIPLETVKGTEEEVAALDNFEADDLHSPLDDSPKEAVVESLNTTAGLESRPQKADTYGIESSLDETMFATEESTGTEEEVATVMGNVEPSDLHSQIDDNPTEAILKTGKTTADLESLSQEADAYGIESSLNETMLSIKTNKGPEEEVAMTEDMFEPDDLHFPLDENPTGAVVESKNTTTDVELLSQEVDTFSIKSSLVETILVIEASKGTEEEVAAMIDVFDPDDLHSPLDGTPSEIVVESGISTTDLDSLPQEADSCAIKNSFGETMLATETNKGTEEEVDAMFDMFEPEDLDSQVAENPTEAIDESGITTTDLDSLPQEADSCAIESSFGETMLASETDKGTEEEVAAVFDMFEPKDLDSQVAENPTEAMVESKNTTDLESLSQEVDTFGIESKCTEEEDISVMETPGPDDLDYMLGTKPTDARDELGITTISEPPPWKAHASIMERSPDTVIFADSNERKGEVSISRDYSANSTTVKMVPREAVWPSKSRDPCEITNSTSDDLKQDQTDSGVPSCVLPVPDADIEQGFAAEGDAPKEKMVCVTTHRKDDFMAEKETKAHQEDKCSDEADKAASVGHTYTSSPQYLDNVVKEVACSVEEACSTNVCTDLIEPCEGEASSERVDYVSCVTAEETVQTGSLVSCTELPLEDSTKVPSEDDVDDTDNYPLDEVLHSKILVTEDETAALQEDPLTDLVADTDKAAIERDTCTASSQDLDDEVKEATCSVEKACLKDIYTELNEPCEGEAFTVRDDCVSCVTAEETVKRESLVCCTESPREQSIEFPSEDEAESGDVSLQDETCSMNISVTEDESMVLQEDELPGFPSDPEPPVCKGSCPDLNNLVEEVTCLVGEICLTDFCRDPSQEPEGSEQLMQTPCTEKEDDSTGVMEKKPSDDSFEDQLLKITHLSLKINDGSADALPAERMSEESDI
- the tdrd6 gene encoding tudor domain-containing 6 isoform X1, producing MTSIVGLPTQGSDVTVFIQKVHLHPLCELVEFWGKFSQDRTAEYECLAKEIQSPGNLFQESEGNPGDQCLAQVDGSWFRSRIVSRNGSKYSVFLIDKGVTFSTSSSKLAWGKKKHFHLPPEVEFCVLANALPLSPENKWSRVALEYLRSLCGKSFEAHVQDVLFPHRTLLLQIPCISKQMFEMGIAKKLSPDLFQNFVFMSLQSKSVAEVPQRTGLTLNGEDERLHKQEAFLYPELQAGTVETVIVTDVTNPQRIFCQLKVFSQELRKLSDKITQCCEGRMKSCLIGPEMVGFPCAARGRDGKWYRSVLQQIIPTNQVVEVLNIDYGIKQFVQVENVRPLATEFFRMPVVTFVCSLHGIVDNGLGWTTSQIDYLKTLLLNKTVIAKFEYQSISEGVYYVTLYGDENTNLNKLFGSNMSCSQESEKTLKDYAIHNTTYRRQPCQEEGYQKRMLVEGKEVLKKLLAEDLSLNSSHVAVVQQAVDPSEFWIQTQNYANELDELMDQIYHLYKDSVDKDKVKNPEVGLYCAAKAEDGDFYRATVTEVGETQVKVFFVDYGNTEMVDRNDIRMLPDKFKKLPRLALKCTLAGVMPKGQTWSQSASEFFIKAVKDRELNVDVKEKYDDCYAVQLTDLEAQGERDLASQMWSSGHAEKAETKRPLKAQMPMQAAVLSAAGLRDSRLSSAHNNSGSPFQTLNAVDLAKNLGRTPTFKEQMFSPGSILDASVSYIESPNDFWCQLVQNAGLLKFLMHDIQAYYEGSEFQPLMEIPCVARHPDNKMWYRALVIHKHETPHVDVLFVDYGQTETVPVHDLRRICPQFLTLPGQAFRCRLLNPFDPTSNTNEWNKEAVEMFHNFVETAASNFVILKCTIYAVMFSEQKVVFNIVDLETPFESISASMASLLKSAPPKKAAKPSFRLDTYYYSTHNVKTGTEEQVTVTCVNNVSQFYCQLERNADVMNDLNIKVNNLCQQLENVKLPAVFGTLCFARYTDGQWYRGQIKATKPVILVHFVDYGDTIEVGKSDLLPVPREANDIMSMPVQALVCSLSDVPANVPGKVSSWFETSVTECKFRALVVAREPDGKLLVELYQGSTQINSKIKKMFQIEMQHSETMVVHQGWKAPDTSANQTLKSLEAAPKPAEETKIQTHRNDHSASKPAPKLRDSNNNLKSEPKPPCSLCKNGQKVKAAPLKLYQPPHQRKASGRADANEENRSEPAAVPVKMKKTSLPIETKQLSKSTSHATEPQKESNVGKLPKLADLPSKSITSGMEADIYVSHCNSPLSFYVQLVKEEEEIFSLVEKLNDTKSIPQTDIKDLHPGDLVQAEFAEDSSWYRAVVKEVHSNTVALVEFVDFGNTAVLPVSKMARLEKSFLQLPMYSTHCMLSHALTFEEEGVLDPEVVSAFKEDVGGNGEKVLMCSFNRQSGSVWEVSLKDSGVNLICKVPSRCSTDGSDINTGKLVQVKDKPAQVKDKPAQNSDIRPAPVVSQMESCSLSYPKQQFSEGEKLDVYIMATNDDQTFWCQSASPEDLDKVTLRVAEVGDSAIHKDIDPASLSPGRPCIALFSEDNLWYRAEVISKEGDVLLVFFVDYGNKSKVTISNVRDIPHDLTEKPPLAFLCELEGLDPSNGSWDSGVADELLALTVDKPLQLSVLQVTREGGKIKYLVQIECEGQVINKALKTYWRAPMTENSPLADELANSDGGLLQCVQYKNSEMDASILTSTPKNGKSPVAFVPTESLVIPEEEERNLISSEGTVTTEPLKLKTTESLMESLSKESKFTSVVVSQTNPPDIFTCSGDKIVIPLETVKGTEEEVAALDNFEADDLHSPLDDSPKEAVVESLNTTAGLESRPQKADTYGIESSLDETMFATEESTGTEEEVATVMGNVEPSDLHSQIDDNPTEAILKTGKTTADLESLSQEADAYGIESSLNETMLSIKTNKGPEEEVAMTEDMFEPDDLHFPLDENPTGAVVESKNTTTDVELLSQEVDTFSIKSSLVETILVIEASKGTEEEVAAMIDVFDPDDLHSPLDGTPSEIVVESGISTTDLDSLPQEADSCAIKNSFGETMLATETNKGTEEEVDAMFDMFEPEDLDSQVAENPTEAIDESGITTTDLDSLPQEADSCAIESSFGETMLASETDKGTEEEVAAVFDMFEPKDLDSQVAENPTEAMVESKNTTDLESLSQEVDTFGIESKCTEEEDISVMETPGPDDLDYMLGTKPTDARDELGITTISEPPPWKAHASIMERSPDTVIFADSNERKGEVSISRDYSANSTTVKMVPREAVWPSKSRDPCEITNSTSDDLKQDQTDSGVPSCVLPVPDADIEQGFAAEGDAPKEKMVCVTTHRKDDFMAEKETKAHQEDKCSDEADKAASVGHTYTSSPQYLDNVVKEVACSVEEACSTNVCTDLIEPCEGEASSERVDYVSCVTAEETVQTGSLVSCTELPLEDSTKVPSEDDVDDTDNYPLDEVLHSKKILVTEDETAALQEDPLTDLVADTDKAAIERDTCTASSQDLDDEVKEATCSVEKACLKDIYTELNEPCEGEAFTVRDDCVSCVTAEETVKRESLVCCTESPREQSIEFPSEDEAESGDVSLQDETCSMNISVTEDESMVLQEDELPGFPSDPEPPVCKGSCPDLNNLVEEVTCLVGEICLTDFCRDPSQEPEGSEQLMQTPCTEKEDDSTGVMEKKPSDDSFEDQLLKITHLSLKINDGSADALPAERMSEESDI